A region of Bradyrhizobium sp. SZCCHNS1050 DNA encodes the following proteins:
- a CDS encoding ABC transporter ATP-binding protein — protein MAVERMDRASGAVLLSARGVSKSFAGLHVVKNVDLDVRAGEVLGVLGPNGAGKTTLFNLISGDLALSSGEITLTDRPISKLPAHRRAALGIGRTYQIPRPYGAMTAFENLLVSAMFSAGKSERDSSRTCLTVLEDCGLSSQANRPAGSLTLLDRKRLELARALAGQPKLLLLDEIAGGLTDEEAADLVLLIRKIQHSGVTIIWIEHVVHALMTVADRMMVLDFGSKIADGRPGDVMADPEVRRAYMGMEA, from the coding sequence ATGGCCGTTGAACGAATGGACCGCGCCTCGGGCGCGGTCCTGCTGTCAGCTCGTGGCGTTTCGAAATCGTTTGCCGGCTTGCATGTCGTCAAGAATGTCGACCTTGACGTCCGAGCAGGCGAGGTCCTGGGGGTGCTTGGTCCAAATGGAGCAGGGAAGACCACCCTCTTCAATCTGATCAGCGGTGACCTCGCATTGAGCTCCGGCGAGATCACACTCACGGACCGGCCCATTTCGAAGCTGCCAGCCCATCGACGAGCTGCGCTTGGGATTGGAAGGACCTATCAGATCCCGCGCCCGTACGGGGCCATGACGGCTTTTGAGAATCTTCTGGTCTCGGCGATGTTCTCGGCGGGGAAATCGGAGCGGGACTCGTCTCGGACCTGCCTGACGGTGCTTGAGGATTGTGGTCTGTCTTCCCAGGCGAACCGCCCGGCAGGCTCGCTGACCCTTCTCGACCGCAAGAGACTTGAGCTGGCGCGAGCCTTGGCGGGTCAGCCGAAGCTGCTGCTGCTGGACGAAATCGCGGGCGGGCTGACCGATGAAGAAGCTGCGGATCTGGTCCTGCTGATCCGGAAGATCCAACATAGCGGCGTGACGATCATCTGGATCGAGCACGTTGTCCACGCCTTGATGACGGTCGCAGACCGCATGATGGTTCTCGATTTCGGCTCCAAGATTGCGGACGGCAGGCCAGGTGACGTCATGGCTGATCCGGAGGTTCGTCGAGCGTACATGGGGATGGAGGCATGA
- a CDS encoding ABC transporter ATP-binding protein, producing the protein MTAILEVRNLCAGYGDFQALFNVDLEIAAGEVIALIGANGAGKSTLLKAITGLVTPSAGRIAFAGEATANRPAHALVRKGLAMVPEGRRLFRGMTVEDNLRVCLDRARTDVEPASRWTIPRIHELFPALKERRRELVERLSGGQQQMVAIGRALLAQPRLLLCDEISLGLAPKVVKEIYQKFPEIRASGTSIVIVEQDVSLAKSSSDFLFCMLEGRVTLSGPSREIGLEEISRAYFGAHS; encoded by the coding sequence ATGACCGCAATCCTTGAGGTGCGCAATCTGTGTGCGGGTTACGGCGACTTTCAAGCGCTCTTCAATGTCGATCTTGAAATCGCAGCCGGCGAAGTTATCGCGCTGATCGGCGCGAATGGCGCGGGCAAGAGCACGCTCTTGAAGGCCATCACAGGTCTCGTAACTCCCAGCGCCGGCAGGATCGCATTCGCAGGCGAAGCGACTGCGAATCGTCCGGCGCACGCCCTGGTGCGCAAAGGTCTCGCGATGGTTCCTGAAGGGCGCAGATTGTTCAGGGGAATGACGGTGGAGGACAATCTGCGCGTCTGCCTTGACCGGGCGCGAACGGATGTCGAGCCGGCATCGCGATGGACGATTCCGCGAATCCATGAGCTGTTCCCGGCATTGAAGGAGCGCCGTCGCGAGCTGGTCGAAAGACTGTCGGGCGGGCAGCAGCAGATGGTTGCAATAGGCCGTGCGCTGCTGGCACAGCCTCGCTTGCTTCTTTGTGACGAGATCTCACTGGGTCTCGCGCCCAAGGTCGTCAAAGAGATCTATCAGAAGTTTCCAGAGATCCGTGCGAGCGGCACGTCGATCGTGATCGTTGAGCAGGACGTGTCTCTCGCAAAATCCTCGAGTGATTTCCTCTTTTGCATGCTGGAAGGGCGGGTGACGCTCTCCGGTCCGTCGCGCGAGATCGGTCTCGAGGAGATTTCCCGCGCATACTTTGGAGCACATTCATGA
- a CDS encoding branched-chain amino acid ABC transporter permease, whose protein sequence is MRWLDALVQGALLGGLYAQYALGMALMFGVMRIVNIAHGDLVILLALLGISLVSVLGVSPLVAPFLLVPVGVLIGWALQRGVLNRVVKADPLPSLVATFGLSIALQNLMLQIWSADTRSLSLGALSSMSIELGSIYVGVLPLCVFAFAVALTACLHLALQFTKFGRALRAAAADGEAATLSGVDTKGVYAVATAIAVGILGAAAFCQATRTTVAPADGGAQLIYAFEAVIIGGMGHISGAFLGAMIVGIAQVVGSRADPGWGILSGHIVFLLVLALRPQGLMSRT, encoded by the coding sequence ATGAGGTGGCTGGACGCGCTCGTTCAAGGTGCTCTTCTGGGCGGGCTCTATGCCCAGTATGCTCTGGGAATGGCGTTGATGTTCGGTGTGATGCGAATCGTCAACATCGCGCATGGCGATCTCGTCATCCTGCTGGCGCTGCTCGGAATATCTCTTGTCAGCGTGCTCGGAGTGTCGCCGCTTGTTGCACCCTTTCTGCTGGTGCCGGTTGGTGTTCTCATCGGGTGGGCTCTTCAGCGTGGAGTCCTGAATAGAGTCGTCAAGGCCGATCCGCTGCCATCCCTCGTTGCAACATTCGGCCTGTCGATCGCGTTGCAGAACCTGATGCTGCAGATCTGGTCGGCCGATACGAGATCGCTTTCGCTTGGTGCGCTCTCGTCCATGTCGATCGAACTGGGTTCCATCTATGTGGGAGTCCTCCCGCTCTGCGTGTTTGCCTTCGCGGTCGCACTAACGGCCTGCCTTCATCTGGCACTGCAATTCACGAAGTTCGGACGTGCCTTGCGGGCGGCTGCGGCCGACGGAGAGGCTGCAACTCTATCGGGGGTCGACACCAAAGGAGTCTATGCAGTCGCTACCGCCATTGCAGTTGGCATTCTCGGCGCAGCAGCCTTTTGCCAGGCGACGCGCACGACCGTGGCCCCGGCGGATGGTGGCGCTCAGCTCATCTACGCGTTCGAAGCCGTCATCATCGGAGGGATGGGCCATATCAGTGGCGCATTTCTCGGGGCCATGATCGTGGGCATCGCGCAGGTGGTCGGCTCTCGTGCCGATCCGGGATGGGGCATCCTGTCCGGTCATATCGTTTTTCTACTCGTGCTCGCCTTGCGTCCGCAGGGCCTGATGTCCCGCACCTGA
- a CDS encoding branched-chain amino acid ABC transporter permease: MPDSNVILWRQTTSSVIALAVSVLILVAIPTMPYWASNGHIRWAIELSCLVAIAQMWNLLAGYAGLVSVGQQAFIGVGGYTLFVLANNMGFNPFLTVPLSAFAAAVVSVPAYVLLRRLDGPYFAIGTWVFAEALRLLTANIPYVNGGSGMSLRVMAQYTADQRALGLTIMSSLLLLCTVGGSYALLRSRFGLAVMAIRDEPVAAASQGVNVKRIRLMIWMLAAAGTGMAGALYYAAQLRITPDAGFDPYWSSICIFSVMVGGVGRLEGPIIGALLYFFATRFLGQYGATYLVALGLLTLLMALFSPGGLWSQLSKLGNWPWFPVTRTVVNLPRRAEDVKSAGGAGGLAPRHSSGG; the protein is encoded by the coding sequence ATGCCTGATTCCAACGTAATTTTGTGGCGGCAGACGACTTCTAGCGTCATTGCGCTGGCGGTCAGTGTGTTGATCCTCGTGGCCATTCCGACCATGCCGTATTGGGCGAGCAACGGTCACATTCGATGGGCGATCGAATTGAGCTGTCTCGTGGCGATCGCCCAGATGTGGAACTTGCTTGCTGGATATGCCGGACTGGTATCGGTCGGCCAGCAGGCATTCATCGGGGTCGGCGGCTACACTCTTTTCGTACTGGCCAACAACATGGGCTTCAATCCGTTCTTGACGGTACCACTGAGCGCTTTCGCTGCAGCTGTGGTTTCGGTCCCGGCCTATGTCCTGTTGCGTCGACTCGACGGGCCCTATTTCGCCATCGGAACGTGGGTATTCGCTGAAGCACTTAGGCTGCTCACGGCAAATATCCCCTATGTGAACGGCGGCTCAGGCATGTCACTGCGCGTGATGGCGCAGTACACGGCGGATCAACGAGCTTTGGGTCTGACGATCATGAGCTCACTCCTGCTGTTGTGCACGGTCGGAGGGTCCTACGCGCTCCTGCGCTCGCGCTTCGGTCTCGCTGTCATGGCGATCCGCGACGAGCCGGTCGCGGCAGCGAGCCAAGGCGTCAACGTCAAGAGAATCCGCCTGATGATCTGGATGCTGGCTGCGGCCGGAACGGGAATGGCTGGGGCATTGTACTACGCCGCCCAACTGCGTATCACGCCCGACGCAGGTTTCGACCCCTATTGGTCGTCAATCTGCATTTTCAGCGTGATGGTCGGTGGTGTAGGGAGGTTGGAAGGGCCTATCATCGGAGCGCTGCTGTATTTCTTCGCTACGCGGTTTCTTGGCCAGTACGGCGCGACCTATCTTGTTGCGCTTGGTCTGTTGACCCTTCTCATGGCGCTATTTTCGCCTGGCGGCCTCTGGAGCCAGCTGTCGAAGCTCGGGAATTGGCCTTGGTTTCCGGTGACTAGGACCGTTGTTAATCTGCCCCGACGGGCGGAGGACGTGAAAAGTGCAGGTGGAGCAGGGGGACTCGCGCCGCGACATTCCAGCGGTGGTTGA
- a CDS encoding NADH-quinone oxidoreductase subunit NuoB codes for MRKLLFQSLVQMPLTEPAPSADDRAFAEVGAALERAARRRLGRSLSIREVDAGSCNGCELEIHALNNAYYDLERFGLRFVASPRHADVLLVTGPVTKNMRMALERTYNATPNPKWVVTVGDCAHDGGCFAGSYAVVGGVGEVVPVDLHVPGCPPAPLEILRGLLALLERVASATP; via the coding sequence ATGAGAAAGCTGCTGTTCCAGAGTCTCGTGCAGATGCCGTTGACGGAGCCGGCGCCGTCGGCCGACGACCGGGCATTTGCAGAAGTGGGCGCTGCGCTGGAGCGGGCGGCCCGCCGACGCCTTGGCCGGTCGCTGTCGATCCGCGAAGTCGACGCCGGCTCCTGCAACGGCTGCGAGCTGGAAATTCATGCACTCAACAACGCCTATTACGATCTCGAACGCTTCGGCCTCCGCTTCGTCGCCTCACCGCGCCACGCGGACGTGCTGCTGGTGACTGGGCCGGTGACGAAGAACATGCGCATGGCGCTGGAGCGGACCTACAACGCAACACCAAATCCGAAGTGGGTCGTGACCGTGGGCGACTGCGCCCACGACGGCGGGTGCTTCGCCGGCAGCTATGCCGTGGTGGGGGGCGTGGGAGAGGTCGTGCCGGTCGATCTGCATGTCCCGGGGTGCCCGCCGGCTCCGCTCGAAATTCTCCGCGGGCTACTGGCTCTTCTCGAACGCGTTGCTTCGGCCACGCCATAG
- a CDS encoding NADH-quinone oxidoreductase subunit C yields MGLDELLRQGELASSPCPWPRAVVGVATWNAAIAGLAGADWELLGLWGEADRVHMALLDAPKTVVGIVTLDCPTRRYPSVGLHHPPALRLERTIRDLRGLEPQGLPDPRAWLDHGNWGLRHPLAAKPEPTPIDKTYAFLPVEGAGLHQIPVGPVHAGIIEPGHFRFTANGETVVRLEPRLGYVHKGIEGLIAGANLGKAGKLAARASGDSTVAYGLAFARAVEAALGVEVPLRAHHLRALMAELERLANHLGDFGAICNDASFALMLAHCGVLREKVLRGAGNVFGHRLMRDLILPGGVATDINQDGIQAIRSLVSDIQARFPALVELYDNTASLQDRTVTTGTVKADLARQYAPGGFIGRASGRTFDARKHLAYAPYDKLAFEIPVLEAGDVNARVWIRVREIEQSLGLVTQLLERMPQGELRIDLPMAGEVREGMALVEGFRGDILVWLRLNADNSIAHCHLRDPSWFQWPLLEAAIQDNIVADFPLCNKSFNCSYSGHDL; encoded by the coding sequence ATGGGCCTCGACGAACTCCTGCGCCAAGGCGAGCTTGCATCGAGCCCCTGTCCCTGGCCGCGCGCCGTCGTCGGCGTCGCGACTTGGAACGCGGCGATCGCGGGACTTGCCGGCGCCGACTGGGAACTGCTCGGCCTTTGGGGCGAGGCGGATCGCGTTCACATGGCGCTGCTCGATGCGCCGAAAACTGTGGTCGGCATCGTCACGCTCGATTGCCCGACCCGCCGCTATCCGTCGGTCGGTCTGCACCACCCACCGGCACTTCGGCTGGAACGGACCATCCGCGATCTCCGCGGCCTGGAGCCGCAGGGCCTGCCGGACCCGCGCGCCTGGCTCGACCACGGCAATTGGGGCCTGCGGCATCCGCTCGCTGCGAAGCCCGAGCCGACGCCGATCGACAAGACCTATGCGTTCCTTCCCGTCGAAGGCGCCGGCCTGCATCAGATTCCGGTCGGCCCGGTCCATGCCGGCATCATCGAGCCCGGCCACTTCCGCTTCACCGCCAACGGCGAGACCGTGGTGCGGTTAGAGCCTCGGCTCGGCTATGTGCACAAGGGTATCGAGGGCCTGATTGCGGGCGCGAACCTTGGGAAGGCGGGCAAGCTCGCAGCTCGCGCCTCCGGTGACAGCACGGTCGCCTACGGACTGGCCTTCGCGCGCGCGGTGGAGGCTGCGTTGGGGGTGGAAGTTCCGCTGCGTGCGCACCATCTGCGCGCGCTGATGGCGGAGCTGGAACGTCTCGCCAATCATCTCGGCGATTTCGGCGCAATCTGCAACGACGCTTCCTTCGCCCTGATGCTGGCCCATTGCGGCGTGTTACGCGAGAAGGTGCTGCGCGGCGCGGGCAATGTTTTCGGGCACCGCCTGATGCGCGACTTGATCCTGCCCGGCGGCGTTGCGACCGATATCAACCAGGATGGCATCCAGGCGATCCGATCGCTGGTGAGCGATATCCAGGCACGCTTCCCAGCCCTCGTCGAACTCTACGACAACACGGCCTCGCTCCAGGATCGCACCGTCACCACGGGCACGGTGAAGGCCGATCTCGCCCGTCAATACGCACCCGGCGGCTTCATCGGCCGCGCATCGGGCCGCACCTTCGACGCACGCAAGCATCTTGCCTACGCGCCCTATGACAAGCTCGCCTTCGAGATTCCTGTGCTCGAGGCCGGCGACGTCAACGCGCGGGTGTGGATTCGCGTTCGCGAGATCGAGCAGAGTCTAGGGCTCGTCACCCAACTGCTGGAGCGGATGCCGCAGGGCGAGTTGCGGATCGATCTGCCCATGGCCGGCGAGGTTCGCGAGGGCATGGCGCTGGTGGAGGGTTTTCGCGGCGACATCCTGGTCTGGCTCAGGCTCAATGCCGACAACAGCATTGCGCACTGCCATCTGCGTGACCCTTCCTGGTTCCAATGGCCGCTGCTGGAGGCCGCGATCCAAGACAACATCGTTGCCGATTTCCCGCTCTGCAACAAATCATTCAACTGCTCCTACTCGGGCCACGACCTCTAG